The proteins below are encoded in one region of Paracoccus sp. N5:
- a CDS encoding PepSY-associated TM helix domain-containing protein: MTDRAHPGPAPAATPKKKKKGSLARLWLLIHGWLALPLWAYVFFICVTGTIATISHELIWLTNADVRAIRPEGAEERLGADALAAAVAEQRPGSRVSAISWPVETHFAPTVTVSDAKGESATLYVNPYDGRVQGVAGTVGFRYFIRALHGWLFLPWTGGYSWGWYAVSFMGLPMIGSLITGILVYKKFWRAYFKPRLRIGKGARTFWGDFHRLAGIWSIPFVAIIGVTGTWFFLEALLSDNGVTVSTAGIPVVLEREAVPVAAHRSDLPPVSLDAIIASARAAHPGLHVDFLSLPADAFSPASIFGRSTFPLFYETASINPYDGEVVKLRRVSDKSVVELVTDAMYPLHFGDFLGVWLKLVYFIFGVLLSMMVLSGMLIWTRRTARETGAFIAERRATRLEPAE; this comes from the coding sequence ATGACAGACCGAGCGCATCCCGGGCCGGCGCCGGCCGCGACGCCGAAGAAGAAAAAGAAGGGCAGCCTGGCGCGCCTGTGGCTGCTGATTCACGGCTGGCTGGCGCTGCCGCTCTGGGCCTATGTGTTCTTCATCTGCGTGACCGGCACCATCGCCACCATCAGCCACGAGCTGATCTGGCTGACCAATGCCGATGTCCGCGCCATCCGCCCCGAGGGCGCCGAAGAGCGGTTGGGCGCCGATGCGCTGGCCGCCGCCGTGGCCGAGCAGCGCCCCGGCAGCCGCGTCAGCGCGATCTCCTGGCCGGTCGAGACCCATTTCGCCCCCACCGTCACGGTCAGCGATGCCAAGGGCGAATCCGCGACGCTCTACGTCAACCCCTATGACGGGCGGGTTCAGGGCGTGGCGGGCACCGTGGGTTTTCGCTATTTCATCCGCGCCTTGCACGGTTGGCTGTTCCTGCCTTGGACCGGGGGCTATTCCTGGGGCTGGTATGCGGTCAGCTTCATGGGCCTGCCGATGATCGGCTCGCTGATCACCGGCATCCTGGTCTACAAGAAATTCTGGCGGGCCTATTTCAAGCCGCGGCTGCGCATCGGCAAGGGCGCCCGCACCTTCTGGGGCGATTTCCACCGGCTGGCGGGCATCTGGTCGATCCCCTTCGTCGCCATCATCGGCGTGACCGGGACCTGGTTCTTCCTCGAGGCGCTGCTGTCGGACAATGGCGTCACCGTCTCGACCGCCGGCATCCCGGTGGTGCTGGAGCGCGAGGCGGTGCCGGTCGCGGCGCATCGCTCGGACCTGCCGCCGGTCAGCCTGGACGCGATCATCGCCTCGGCCAGGGCGGCGCATCCGGGGCTGCATGTCGATTTCCTGTCGCTGCCCGCGGATGCCTTCTCTCCGGCCAGCATCTTCGGGCGCAGCACCTTCCCGCTGTTCTACGAGACCGCCTCGATCAACCCCTATGACGGCGAGGTGGTGAAGCTGCGCCGCGTCTCGGACAAGAGCGTGGTCGAACTGGTGACGGATGCGATGTATCCGCTGCATTTCGGCGATTTCCTGGGCGTCTGGCTGAAGCTGGTCTATTTCATCTTCGGCGTGCTTTTGTCGATGATGGTGCTGTCCGGGATGCTGATCTGGACCAGGCGCACCGCGCGCGAGACCGGCGCCTTCATCGCCGAGCGCCGCGCCACCCGGCTGGAGCCCGCGGAATGA
- a CDS encoding metal ABC transporter ATP-binding protein, with protein sequence MSGPGIAVQGLSLSFGRTRVLEDVALSVAPGSIHALVGPNGGGKSSLIRCLLGQMPHQGQVALDWPGAAGRIAYVPQALQFDASLPMTVLDFLAALDGNRPVFLRPDAAARARIEARLAHVGMAGKADRRMGALSGGERQRVLMAQALDPAPDLLILDEPMAALDESGAALFQTLLADLRSQGVTVLWVEHDLAAVRRLADRVTALNRRVLFDGLPQHELTPERVLALFSHRGAAA encoded by the coding sequence ATGAGCGGGCCGGGGATCGCGGTCCAGGGCCTGTCGCTGAGCTTCGGCCGCACGCGGGTGCTGGAGGATGTGGCGCTGAGCGTGGCGCCGGGCAGCATCCATGCGCTGGTCGGGCCGAATGGCGGCGGCAAGTCCTCGCTGATCCGCTGCCTGCTGGGGCAGATGCCGCATCAGGGGCAGGTGGCGCTGGACTGGCCGGGGGCGGCCGGGCGCATCGCCTATGTGCCGCAGGCGCTGCAATTCGACGCCTCGCTGCCGATGACGGTGCTGGATTTCCTGGCGGCGCTGGACGGAAACCGCCCGGTCTTCCTGCGCCCCGATGCCGCGGCCCGCGCCCGGATCGAGGCGCGGCTCGCGCATGTCGGCATGGCCGGCAAGGCGGATCGCCGCATGGGCGCCCTGTCGGGGGGCGAGCGGCAGCGCGTGCTGATGGCCCAGGCGCTGGACCCGGCCCCCGACCTGCTGATCCTGGACGAGCCGATGGCTGCGCTGGACGAATCCGGGGCGGCGCTGTTTCAGACGCTGCTGGCCGATCTGCGCAGCCAGGGCGTGACCGTGCTTTGGGTCGAGCACGACCTGGCGGCGGTGCGGCGCCTGGCCGACCGCGTGACCGCGCTGAACCGCCGGGTGCTGTTCGACGGCCTGCCGCAGCACGAGCTGACACCCGAGCGGGTGCTGGCGCTGTTTTCGCATCGGGGTGCCGCCGCATGA
- a CDS encoding metal ABC transporter permease, protein MSFEHFRQAVQALAEAGWLPSALGWGFAVNAMLAGLVVGPMLGGLGTLVVIRRHAFFAEAVGHAALTGVAIGILAGEPYTGPYGALFGYCLLFAIGLEYLRGRTGLSADTLIGVFLSMSLALGASVLLILAGRINVHILENVLFGSILTVNGTDLAVLAAVGALVMALTAWLYNRFMAASFHPALAVVRGVPVRRLDYLFVMLVTVVTVASLKIVGAVLVGALLVIPAAAARTVARGVRGFWWISVGIATFATLAGILLPMQFDLPVPSGAAIILVAGSCFLLCALIRALRGDA, encoded by the coding sequence ATGAGCTTCGAGCATTTCCGCCAGGCCGTGCAGGCCCTGGCCGAGGCGGGCTGGCTGCCCTCGGCGCTTGGCTGGGGCTTTGCCGTCAACGCCATGCTGGCCGGGCTGGTCGTCGGGCCGATGCTGGGCGGTCTCGGCACGCTGGTGGTGATCCGCCGCCACGCCTTCTTCGCCGAGGCCGTGGGCCATGCCGCGCTGACCGGTGTCGCCATCGGCATCCTGGCCGGCGAGCCCTATACCGGCCCCTATGGCGCGCTGTTCGGCTATTGCCTGCTCTTTGCCATCGGGCTGGAATATCTGCGCGGCCGCACCGGGCTTTCCGCCGACACGCTGATCGGGGTGTTCCTGTCGATGTCGCTGGCGCTGGGGGCCTCGGTGCTGCTGATCCTCGCTGGCAGGATCAACGTGCATATCCTGGAAAACGTGCTCTTCGGCTCGATCCTGACGGTGAACGGCACCGACCTTGCGGTGCTGGCGGCGGTCGGGGCGCTGGTCATGGCGCTGACCGCCTGGCTCTACAACCGCTTCATGGCGGCCAGCTTTCATCCGGCGCTGGCGGTGGTGCGCGGCGTGCCGGTACGGCGGCTCGACTATCTCTTCGTCATGCTGGTGACGGTGGTCACCGTCGCCTCGCTCAAGATCGTCGGCGCGGTGCTGGTGGGCGCGCTGCTGGTCATCCCGGCCGCGGCGGCGCGCACCGTGGCGCGCGGCGTGCGCGGCTTCTGGTGGATCTCGGTCGGCATCGCGACCTTCGCTACGCTGGCGGGGATCCTGCTGCCGATGCAGTTCGACCTGCCGGTGCCCTCGG
- a CDS encoding zinc ABC transporter substrate-binding protein — MTLTRRGLLAAGLALPFAALPFATRARAAAPLRIGVTLHPYYSWVAHIAGDQAEAVPLVPVGFNPHAYEPRAEDIRRIGALDVVVLNGIGHDDFAGRMIAASERPDVPVIEANRNVPLLPAVGAFARGLGETIDGKVVNSHTFISIAGAISQVQTIATELGALHPDRAEVFAGNARAYNRRLRKLRADALAQVTQAPSPDFRVATIHGAYDYLLREFGLEVSAVVEPAHGIEPSPSQLARTIDKIRAMNVAVIFSESNFPSAYVETIEAETGVAMYPLSHIIHGAYTPEKFEVEMAQNLATVVRAIREGGKA; from the coding sequence GTGACCCTGACCCGACGCGGCCTTCTGGCGGCCGGCCTTGCCCTGCCTTTCGCCGCCCTGCCTTTCGCCACGCGCGCCCGCGCGGCCGCGCCCCTGCGGATCGGGGTGACGCTGCATCCCTATTATTCCTGGGTCGCCCATATCGCCGGCGACCAGGCCGAGGCGGTGCCGCTGGTTCCGGTGGGCTTCAACCCCCATGCCTATGAGCCGCGGGCCGAGGACATCCGCCGCATCGGCGCGCTGGACGTGGTGGTGCTGAACGGCATCGGTCATGACGATTTCGCCGGCCGGATGATCGCCGCCTCGGAACGGCCCGACGTGCCGGTGATCGAGGCGAACCGCAACGTGCCGCTGCTGCCGGCCGTCGGCGCTTTCGCCCGTGGCCTTGGCGAGACCATCGACGGCAAGGTGGTGAATTCGCACACCTTCATCTCGATCGCCGGGGCAATTTCGCAGGTCCAGACCATCGCGACCGAGCTTGGCGCGCTGCATCCCGACCGGGCCGAGGTCTTTGCCGGCAATGCCCGCGCCTATAACCGCCGCCTGCGCAAGCTGCGCGCCGATGCGCTGGCGCAGGTGACGCAGGCGCCCTCGCCCGACTTCAGGGTCGCCACCATCCACGGCGCCTATGACTACCTGCTGCGCGAATTCGGGCTGGAGGTCAGCGCCGTGGTCGAGCCGGCGCATGGCATCGAGCCCTCGCCCTCGCAACTGGCGCGGACCATCGACAAGATCCGGGCGATGAACGTCGCGGTGATCTTCTCGGAATCGAACTTCCCCTCGGCCTATGTCGAGACCATCGAGGCCGAGACCGGCGTCGCCATGTATCCGCTGTCCCATATCATCCACGGCGCCTATACGCCCGAGAAGTTCGAGGTCGAGATGGCCCAGAACCTCGCCACCGTCGTGCGCGCCATCCGCGAGGGCGGCAAGGCATGA
- a CDS encoding DUF6162 family protein, with translation MNARVIVPPASGRRESLAVLVLALLILAGSSLVVALHRDRASVTALPGWQVDLRSGLNAAEQGLTADLLNAAPEFAWLPDNAPAALAAEGLPPFVPDATAEARGGHVWQELGTGALRGWLGVPAKPEIARPMLLRMDKDSPTVWIGEGAGVPAVLDDAALIAAGWRQVVTRYDASVTRKDAHP, from the coding sequence GTGAATGCCCGCGTCATCGTCCCGCCCGCCTCGGGGCGGCGGGAAAGCCTTGCCGTGCTGGTCCTGGCGCTGCTGATCCTGGCCGGGTCGTCGCTGGTCGTCGCCCTGCATCGCGACCGCGCCTCGGTGACGGCGCTGCCGGGCTGGCAGGTCGACCTGCGCTCGGGGCTGAACGCCGCCGAACAGGGGCTGACCGCCGACCTGCTGAACGCGGCGCCGGAATTCGCCTGGCTGCCCGACAACGCCCCGGCCGCGCTGGCCGCCGAGGGGCTGCCGCCCTTCGTCCCCGACGCCACGGCCGAGGCGCGCGGTGGCCATGTCTGGCAGGAACTGGGGACAGGTGCGTTGCGCGGCTGGCTGGGCGTTCCGGCAAAGCCCGAGATCGCGCGGCCGATGCTGCTGCGCATGGACAAGGACAGTCCGACGGTCTGGATCGGCGAAGGTGCCGGCGTGCCGGCGGTGCTGGACGATGCCGCGCTGATCGCGGCCGGCTGGCGGCAGGTGGTGACCCGCTATGACGCCAGCGTCACGCGAAAGGATGCCCACCCGTGA